From a region of the Paenibacillus sp. FSL R10-2734 genome:
- a CDS encoding ABC transporter permease subunit: MLARLSKYRWQYLMILPAVVLLFLFSYIPMAGIQVAFKDFHIGGTIWNSEWIGLENFSFLQDDQFWVVVKNTIWIALLKFVFGFPAPIMLALLINEVRNNTFKRFVQSVSYLPHFFSWIVVAYILQSLLTLDGGLVNQLIVNMGGDPVFFMGSTQWFRPMIVASGLWKEVGWNTILYLAAITTIDPQLYEAAKVEGAGRMAQIRHITLPGMMPTIAIVLILSMPSLITVGMDQIYPLMNPANQPVADVLDTYILRSGLQQGYFGMATAVGLLSSVISLILVLITNQLARKFNGEGLW; encoded by the coding sequence ATGCTAGCAAGACTCTCTAAATACCGATGGCAATACCTGATGATTCTGCCAGCCGTTGTGCTGTTGTTCTTATTCAGCTACATTCCAATGGCTGGCATTCAAGTTGCCTTCAAGGATTTTCATATTGGAGGGACGATCTGGAACAGCGAATGGATAGGGCTAGAGAACTTTTCTTTTTTGCAGGATGACCAGTTCTGGGTTGTGGTGAAAAATACAATCTGGATTGCCCTCCTCAAATTTGTATTCGGATTTCCTGCACCGATTATGCTGGCCCTGCTCATTAATGAGGTCAGAAATAACACCTTTAAGCGGTTTGTCCAGTCCGTCAGTTACCTGCCCCACTTTTTCTCATGGATCGTTGTAGCTTATATTCTCCAATCCCTGCTTACCCTTGATGGTGGTTTGGTTAATCAGTTAATCGTCAATATGGGCGGCGATCCGGTCTTCTTCATGGGTTCTACACAATGGTTCCGCCCGATGATTGTTGCCAGCGGGTTGTGGAAGGAAGTGGGCTGGAATACGATTCTTTACTTGGCGGCGATTACAACGATTGATCCGCAGCTCTATGAAGCAGCTAAGGTAGAAGGCGCCGGTAGAATGGCACAAATACGTCATATTACACTGCCTGGCATGATGCCAACCATAGCCATCGTATTGATTTTAAGTATGCCGAGTCTTATTACGGTTGGTATGGATCAGATTTATCCACTTATGAATCCAGCCAATCAGCCTGTGGCGGATGTCCTAGATACATACATTCTGCGTAGTGGACTGCAGCAGGGGTATTTTGGAATGGCGACGGCGGTTGGTCTGCTGTCTTCGGTAATCAGCCTAATTCTGGTCCTTATAACGAATCAGCTAGCCAGAAAATTCAACGGAGAGGGGCTATGGTAG
- a CDS encoding carbohydrate ABC transporter permease, translating to MKTSLRDKTAQVIIIILLSLLCVSVIYPFMYMLAVSLNVGSDAAKGGVYLWPREFTLYNYEIVLGNAVIRHAYLITIGRTLIGTFIGLLVTLLVAYGLSYRQLPFRKQILAYVLITMLFSGGLIPLYIQLNNLSLLNSFWVYIIPSAFSAWNMFVMMKFIQGIPEALIESAEIDGANPLRILIVVVLPLSKPMLAAIGLFTAVGHWNDWFAGAFYVSDQNLIPVQTFLQQLLSAQDISTVLGSNNNQEALARGTMLSNVTLMSIKMATVMVSALPILCVYPFLQKYFVKGVLIGSVKG from the coding sequence ATGAAGACTTCTTTAAGAGACAAGACGGCCCAGGTAATCATTATTATTCTGCTGTCACTCCTATGTGTTTCAGTGATCTACCCCTTCATGTACATGCTGGCGGTCTCTCTGAATGTAGGTAGTGATGCCGCCAAAGGCGGAGTGTATCTATGGCCGAGGGAATTCACTCTATACAACTATGAGATCGTGCTGGGAAATGCCGTGATCCGCCATGCCTACCTGATCACCATTGGACGGACATTGATTGGAACCTTCATCGGACTGCTCGTCACCTTGCTAGTAGCTTATGGGTTATCCTATCGGCAGCTCCCATTTCGTAAGCAGATTCTTGCTTATGTGCTAATTACGATGCTATTCAGCGGAGGACTCATCCCTCTCTATATTCAGCTTAACAACCTATCCCTACTTAACTCGTTCTGGGTATATATTATTCCTTCCGCCTTCTCGGCATGGAATATGTTCGTCATGATGAAGTTCATTCAAGGTATTCCTGAAGCGCTGATTGAGTCGGCTGAAATTGACGGCGCGAATCCACTGCGGATTCTGATTGTTGTTGTGTTACCGCTCTCCAAGCCTATGCTTGCCGCCATCGGTCTGTTCACGGCGGTGGGTCACTGGAACGACTGGTTTGCTGGAGCCTTTTATGTCAGTGACCAGAACCTTATTCCGGTGCAGACCTTCTTGCAGCAACTCCTATCCGCTCAGGATATCTCAACGGTTCTTGGGTCCAACAATAATCAGGAAGCGTTGGCACGTGGGACGATGCTGTCCAATGTGACCCTGATGTCGATCAAGATGGCTACGGTTATGGTCAGTGCGCTTCCGATCCTCTGCGTATATCCATTTCTACAGAAATATTTTGTTAAAGGAGTGCTGATCGGCTCTGTTAAAGGTTAA
- a CDS encoding sensor histidine kinase has product MRLWLERTIIGFTQSMSLRGKILSMYIVILLIPTLILGSCAIYLVIRSFHHSYLVTMNEAVRQTARNVDFGKQSYELLAVRKTTDGELVARLGREYTDRAEIVDTVNYVDRTFLITSKYLPGIADFRIYHTNDTLVQDGQLLWRPEERLLSGMNESEWFEKVIHAPVALSWSSIPGNSDQIILSRKIISPNGNVLGAVYILLNYDAVFGELLGEPFNESGSLYIVDQNQQILAATERERIRRFMLSAGDTELSGSGFGKAADTYDPQGDNALVIRKPLSSGWSVVAVIHTKFMDGQYWTVLVLVVGITAFFLLLSIFLMLTIIKNIVLRIRKLGNRMSDLSRGDFEVMVRSSGHDELGELENVFNSMSGQLGQLVEDIRKAGLMEREQAFKALQAQINPHFIYNSLGLIRWRALDMQDDEQIRIIDALTIFYRLTLNNKISVVPIREELEHVKAYMEIQQLRYPERVNVQWEIDDEALNYYTIKTILQPIVENCYLHGTITRKKEALIVISVRYKEGNIIISVYDNGKGIPPETVREMKEASYVSKSKSKGNGFGTANIKERLGLYFGEKAMFNVESEEGGWTLITIKFPACSEPMSLGREVQHAERIDRG; this is encoded by the coding sequence TTGCGATTATGGCTGGAGCGGACCATCATTGGATTCACCCAAAGTATGAGTTTGCGTGGAAAAATTTTAAGTATGTACATCGTCATTCTGCTAATTCCTACTCTGATTCTTGGTAGCTGCGCGATTTATTTGGTCATCCGGAGTTTTCACCACAGTTATCTGGTCACTATGAATGAAGCGGTGCGGCAGACGGCGCGTAATGTTGATTTTGGCAAGCAAAGCTATGAGCTTCTGGCAGTCCGGAAGACCACAGACGGTGAATTGGTAGCTCGACTGGGGAGGGAATATACCGATCGGGCCGAGATTGTAGATACGGTAAATTATGTGGACCGAACCTTCCTGATTACGAGCAAATATTTACCGGGTATCGCCGATTTCCGAATTTATCATACGAACGATACGCTGGTGCAAGATGGGCAATTATTGTGGCGGCCTGAGGAGCGATTGCTCTCTGGAATGAATGAAAGCGAATGGTTTGAGAAGGTGATCCACGCACCGGTGGCATTGAGCTGGAGTAGTATTCCTGGAAATTCGGACCAAATCATTCTCTCCCGCAAAATCATTAGCCCAAACGGAAATGTTCTGGGAGCCGTGTATATCTTACTGAACTACGATGCCGTATTTGGTGAGCTTTTGGGAGAGCCTTTTAATGAGAGTGGCAGCCTGTATATCGTGGATCAGAACCAGCAGATTCTTGCCGCTACAGAGAGGGAGAGGATCAGGAGGTTTATGCTATCAGCTGGGGATACGGAGCTAAGTGGATCTGGCTTTGGAAAAGCTGCCGATACTTATGATCCTCAGGGAGACAATGCACTGGTCATCCGCAAGCCTTTGTCTTCGGGTTGGAGTGTTGTCGCAGTGATCCACACCAAATTCATGGATGGTCAGTATTGGACGGTACTTGTTCTCGTGGTCGGGATCACGGCCTTTTTTCTTCTATTGTCGATCTTTCTGATGCTCACCATCATCAAAAATATTGTTCTGCGTATTCGCAAGTTAGGTAATCGCATGAGCGATCTGTCACGTGGGGACTTTGAAGTGATGGTGCGTAGTTCTGGTCATGACGAGCTCGGAGAGTTAGAAAATGTCTTTAATTCCATGTCTGGCCAACTCGGTCAATTGGTCGAAGATATCCGTAAGGCCGGACTGATGGAGAGAGAGCAGGCCTTCAAAGCCTTGCAAGCTCAGATTAACCCACATTTTATCTATAACTCCCTAGGTTTAATCCGTTGGCGAGCACTGGATATGCAGGATGATGAGCAGATTAGAATCATCGATGCACTAACCATATTTTACCGGCTGACACTGAATAACAAGATTAGCGTGGTGCCGATTAGGGAGGAATTGGAGCATGTCAAAGCCTATATGGAGATCCAGCAGTTACGTTACCCGGAACGGGTCAATGTGCAATGGGAGATAGACGATGAGGCTCTGAATTACTATACGATCAAAACCATCCTGCAACCCATCGTGGAGAACTGTTATTTACACGGGACTATCACACGGAAGAAGGAGGCTTTAATTGTCATTTCCGTACGGTATAAAGAGGGCAATATCATTATTTCTGTGTATGACAATGGTAAGGGTATTCCACCAGAAACCGTTAGAGAAATGAAAGAAGCAAGTTATGTGAGTAAAAGTAAAAGCAAAGGCAACGGGTTCGGCACGGCTAATATTAAGGAGCGTTTAGGGCTTTATTTTGGAGAGAAGGCAATGTTCAATGTGGAGAGTGAAGAGGGTGGATGGACGCTTATAACTATAAAATTTCCTGCCTGTTCAGAACCAATGAGTCTTGGAAGGGAAGTGCAGCATGCTGAGCGTATTGATCGTGGATGA
- a CDS encoding response regulator, whose translation MLSVLIVDDEPSNIQGLVRYIEWRNLGYENPVTFESGEEALEALGETKFDVLISDVSMPGMTGIELVAKAKRIHPHLQVLMISGYNEFEFVRDAIDVGAQAYVMKPLKLAEVSSRLSMLRGTLEKMSAINEQTRELEKKVSESMKLTKERFVSDLIAGIAQADEMLLSWYQLLKLPTLEQGLRIIVFGLDHFLSSGKEAKERVMLGGLFRKTIDIGLSDHMASNLFSVQTEADEIVVLELNHTAEDKALIEKKIRFIQEMVMEQFESTVTIGCSRISTSWQEVPLLYKEVRFTMAQSRLIEDGQIARFEQLDTIEFKDYRLREELMPEMIKLMEAGDAVGVGQRMKHMCDLLLSKEPVSFSYVQAFGMSFLSELIRALKWGGKPDEENNILMWRQLLDCGSTAKIIDVLVEYVDRYMHTDKDEHINQQRNLIRKVANFIKERIHENWTVKQLSEQFNLNASYLSVLFKKEMGITISDYVQETRIKLARQLLQDPGIKIYEVAEQVGIQTSAYFTYLFKKIVGCTPQEFRNYHYTEVNTVD comes from the coding sequence ATGCTGAGCGTATTGATCGTGGATGATGAACCATCTAATATTCAAGGCCTTGTCCGATATATCGAATGGAGGAATCTGGGTTATGAGAATCCGGTGACCTTCGAGTCCGGTGAAGAAGCACTAGAGGCATTGGGCGAGACAAAGTTTGATGTGCTAATCAGTGATGTTTCCATGCCCGGGATGACCGGGATAGAACTCGTAGCCAAAGCTAAGAGGATCCATCCACATCTACAGGTTCTAATGATCAGTGGCTACAATGAATTCGAATTTGTACGCGATGCCATTGATGTCGGTGCACAAGCTTACGTTATGAAACCACTTAAGCTGGCGGAGGTTTCAAGCCGTCTATCCATGCTGAGGGGTACGTTGGAGAAGATGAGCGCAATTAATGAGCAGACCCGTGAACTTGAGAAAAAAGTGTCCGAGAGCATGAAGCTGACGAAGGAGCGATTTGTCAGTGACCTGATCGCCGGTATTGCTCAGGCAGATGAAATGCTACTATCTTGGTATCAGCTATTGAAGCTTCCAACGTTAGAGCAAGGTTTGCGCATTATTGTGTTTGGTCTGGATCATTTTCTGTCCTCGGGGAAAGAAGCGAAGGAGAGAGTAATGCTAGGGGGACTGTTTCGGAAGACGATCGATATCGGCCTTTCTGATCATATGGCGTCCAATTTATTTTCTGTGCAGACGGAAGCGGACGAGATCGTGGTGCTTGAACTGAATCATACTGCTGAGGATAAAGCCTTAATAGAGAAAAAAATTCGCTTCATTCAGGAAATGGTCATGGAACAATTCGAATCTACTGTAACCATCGGCTGCAGTCGGATAAGCACTAGCTGGCAGGAGGTTCCGCTTCTCTATAAGGAGGTGCGGTTCACGATGGCGCAATCGCGTTTAATCGAAGACGGGCAGATTGCTCGTTTTGAGCAGCTTGATACAATCGAATTCAAGGATTACCGGCTGCGTGAAGAATTGATGCCAGAGATGATCAAGCTTATGGAAGCTGGCGACGCAGTTGGAGTGGGTCAGCGTATGAAACATATGTGTGATCTTCTTCTCTCTAAAGAGCCAGTCTCTTTTTCTTACGTGCAGGCCTTTGGTATGAGCTTCTTGAGTGAACTAATACGTGCGCTTAAGTGGGGAGGTAAGCCGGATGAAGAGAATAATATCCTCATGTGGCGTCAACTACTGGATTGCGGCAGCACAGCCAAAATTATTGATGTTCTAGTTGAATATGTAGACCGTTATATGCATACAGACAAGGATGAACATATCAACCAGCAACGCAATCTGATTCGTAAAGTAGCAAATTTTATTAAGGAACGAATTCATGAGAATTGGACCGTTAAGCAGCTGTCCGAACAGTTTAATCTCAACGCTAGTTATTTGAGTGTATTGTTCAAGAAGGAGATGGGCATCACGATCTCTGACTATGTCCAAGAGACTCGAATCAAGCTGGCTCGACAGCTGCTTCAGGACCCGGGAATCAAGATCTATGAAGTAGCCGAACAAGTGGGCATTCAGACCTCAGCCTATTTCACCTACCTTTTTAAGAAGATCGTTGGCTGCACACCACAAGAGTTTAGAAATTACCACTACACCGAAGTGAACACAGTCGATTGA
- a CDS encoding alpha-galactosidase: protein MSIYYDDSRKVFHLQSEQSSYIIEVVRGELPAHVYWGPKLEGIAQPLSLVERCSFSPTYTMEDKRISLDTIPSEFPSYGNGDFREPALEVHLVDGTTVTDFLYKSYKINKGKPALLGLPSTYVESEEEAETLELFLQDDKSGLVAVLSYTVFNNQDVITRSVRIENQGKDNVVLKRVLSANVDFHDSDYDMLQLSGTWTRERHIYKRPLVPGIHRIDSKRGASSSQQNPFMALLAKDATEDHGEVYGFSLVYSGSFLAQAEVDQYGISRVGIGIQPFNFQWLLEPGESFQAPEAVLVRSSQGLGGLSRTYHRLYRTRLCRGEFRDRKRPILINNWEATYFNFNADKIKEIAQAGKDLGLELFVLDDGWFGKRDNDDSSLGDWVEDRRKLPEGLGKLGEDITAMGMEFGLWFEPEMVSPESDLYREHPDWCLHVPGHKRTLARQQLVLDLSRKDVCDYIVESVSSVLSSAPITYVKWDMNRNMTEIGSALLPAERQRETAHRYILGLYDVLERIVTRFPHILFESCSGGGGRFDPGMLYYMPQTWTSDDTDAVERLKIQYGTSIVYPSSSMCAHVSAVPNHQVHRITPLETRGHVAMSGSFGYELDMTKLSEAEREDIRKQVSEYKELRMLIQFGDFYRLLSPFEGNRTAWMFVSDDKKEAFATYFRVLAEPNAPLRRLRLKGLDPAKNYRLELNGEVYKGDELMNFGLSLPQLEGDFKSLLFVLKEV, encoded by the coding sequence ATGAGTATTTATTATGATGACAGCCGCAAGGTGTTTCATTTACAGTCTGAGCAATCCAGCTACATTATTGAAGTCGTTAGAGGTGAGCTTCCAGCGCATGTCTATTGGGGTCCTAAATTAGAAGGAATAGCGCAGCCGCTGAGTTTAGTGGAACGTTGCTCTTTTAGTCCGACCTACACGATGGAAGACAAAAGAATCTCCCTCGACACCATTCCAAGCGAATTTCCGTCTTATGGGAATGGCGATTTCCGGGAACCAGCGCTAGAAGTTCATTTGGTAGATGGTACGACCGTTACGGATTTCCTCTATAAGAGCTATAAGATTAATAAAGGAAAGCCTGCACTACTGGGTCTGCCTTCCACCTACGTTGAAAGTGAAGAAGAAGCAGAAACATTGGAGCTCTTTCTTCAGGATGACAAATCCGGACTGGTTGCTGTATTGAGCTACACCGTGTTTAATAATCAGGACGTGATCACACGTTCCGTTCGAATTGAGAATCAGGGTAAGGACAATGTGGTGCTGAAACGTGTATTAAGCGCGAATGTTGACTTCCATGATTCTGATTATGACATGCTGCAATTATCTGGTACTTGGACGAGAGAACGCCATATCTATAAAAGACCACTCGTACCTGGTATCCACCGAATTGACAGTAAGCGCGGCGCTAGTAGCTCCCAGCAGAATCCTTTTATGGCCTTGCTTGCAAAAGATGCAACAGAGGATCACGGAGAAGTATACGGGTTCAGTCTTGTGTATAGCGGAAGCTTTCTTGCGCAAGCGGAAGTGGATCAATACGGAATTTCCAGAGTGGGTATCGGCATTCAACCGTTTAATTTTCAATGGCTGCTTGAACCGGGCGAATCTTTCCAAGCCCCTGAAGCTGTGCTGGTAAGATCCAGTCAAGGACTTGGTGGATTATCAAGAACTTATCACCGTCTGTATCGGACACGGCTATGCAGAGGCGAATTCCGTGATCGTAAGCGTCCTATTCTTATCAACAACTGGGAAGCCACTTATTTTAATTTCAACGCTGATAAAATCAAAGAAATCGCTCAAGCAGGCAAAGACCTCGGCCTTGAATTGTTTGTTCTGGATGACGGCTGGTTTGGAAAGCGAGACAATGATGATAGCTCACTCGGAGATTGGGTAGAGGATCGCCGCAAGCTTCCTGAAGGTCTCGGAAAACTTGGAGAAGATATCACAGCGATGGGCATGGAGTTCGGATTATGGTTTGAACCGGAAATGGTATCGCCAGAAAGTGATCTTTATCGTGAGCATCCGGATTGGTGTCTTCATGTACCAGGTCACAAAAGAACGTTAGCTCGCCAGCAGCTTGTTCTGGATTTATCCCGTAAGGATGTATGTGATTATATTGTGGAATCGGTTAGCTCCGTGCTGTCATCGGCTCCGATCACTTATGTGAAGTGGGATATGAACCGGAATATGACGGAGATTGGATCTGCTCTACTTCCAGCAGAACGTCAACGCGAAACGGCTCACCGTTATATTCTTGGACTTTATGATGTGCTGGAACGTATCGTTACCCGTTTCCCTCATATTCTGTTCGAGAGCTGCTCCGGCGGTGGTGGACGATTTGATCCAGGAATGCTGTACTATATGCCACAGACCTGGACCAGCGATGATACAGATGCAGTTGAAAGATTGAAGATCCAATATGGAACAAGTATTGTGTATCCTTCAAGTTCTATGTGTGCTCACGTCTCGGCTGTTCCTAACCATCAGGTGCACCGTATAACACCTTTGGAAACACGTGGTCATGTCGCGATGTCTGGTAGCTTCGGCTACGAACTAGATATGACCAAACTCTCTGAGGCTGAACGCGAAGATATCCGGAAGCAGGTTTCAGAGTACAAGGAACTGAGAATGCTGATTCAGTTCGGTGATTTCTATCGACTGCTTAGCCCATTTGAGGGTAATCGTACTGCGTGGATGTTTGTTTCGGATGATAAAAAAGAAGCTTTTGCCACGTACTTCAGAGTTCTGGCCGAGCCTAATGCACCTCTCCGCAGATTGCGGTTGAAAGGACTCGACCCGGCTAAAAACTACAGACTTGAGCTTAACGGTGAAGTATACAAAGGGGATGAACTGATGAACTTCGGACTCTCTCTTCCACAGCTTGAGGGCGATTTCAAAAGCTTACTCTTCGTACTTAAAGAGGTTTAA
- a CDS encoding AraC family transcriptional regulator, producing MIYTQKYFKKGNLLMFRSSYTFRSEEDASMLLFDSTGWEQVDSPAYSFNGQNRTERSCVIFQYTLSGEGRIEIDGVVHRLTKGKAFLVTVPSIHRYYYPEEGTEPWEVLWLNLRGPLAISLWNQLAAHCGPIIELPQESVSIDLLWSIFKDIQVHEERDLHLLTGKVFQWILSMEKYLKKPNSLTTYIKNDKLHAAIQFMKEDLHNNNLSLDDVAAHVGVSKHHLCRLFQKNINLSPFEYLKRRRIELAASKLKTTDLSINQIANETGFDNASYFGKVFRSYFGVNPSTYREQDLEFLTKHVFFEN from the coding sequence TTGATCTATACTCAAAAGTATTTCAAGAAAGGAAATCTGCTAATGTTCCGTTCCTCCTACACCTTTCGCTCGGAAGAAGATGCTTCCATGCTTCTGTTTGATTCTACCGGCTGGGAACAAGTCGATTCACCTGCCTATTCATTCAACGGCCAGAACCGAACGGAGAGAAGTTGTGTTATTTTTCAGTACACCTTATCAGGCGAGGGTAGAATTGAAATAGATGGGGTTGTTCATCGATTAACGAAGGGCAAAGCTTTTCTAGTAACTGTCCCCAGTATACACAGGTACTATTATCCGGAAGAAGGCACCGAGCCTTGGGAAGTTTTATGGCTCAATCTACGGGGGCCTTTAGCGATTTCACTTTGGAACCAACTTGCTGCTCATTGTGGTCCAATTATAGAACTCCCTCAGGAATCAGTTTCGATTGATTTATTGTGGAGTATATTCAAGGACATACAGGTTCATGAAGAAAGAGATTTGCATCTTTTAACGGGAAAAGTCTTTCAGTGGATCTTATCCATGGAGAAATACCTTAAGAAACCAAATTCGTTAACCACCTATATCAAAAATGACAAGCTTCACGCCGCTATTCAATTTATGAAGGAGGATCTGCATAATAATAATCTAAGCTTAGACGATGTCGCTGCTCATGTTGGCGTTTCCAAACATCATCTTTGCAGACTGTTTCAAAAAAACATCAACCTTTCACCCTTTGAGTATTTAAAAAGACGGCGGATCGAATTGGCTGCTTCTAAACTAAAAACAACAGACTTGAGCATCAACCAGATCGCCAATGAAACCGGATTTGACAATGCCAGCTACTTCGGAAAGGTTTTCCGTTCCTATTTTGGGGTCAATCCTTCGACGTACCGCGAACAGGATCTAGAGTTCCTGACGAAACATGTGTTTTTCGAAAATTGA
- a CDS encoding DNA polymerase IV has product MPKDRVILLSDCQAFYASVEKAAHPEYRDKPVAVGDPTRMNGIVLAACPLAKAKGVTTASRVGEALAKCPELIVIRPRMGTYIKVSLLISEIYRTYTDLVEPYSIDEQFLDVTGSLAYFGGSLQDMIHKIQHHVLLSTGVWTRVGIGSTKVMAKMATDNYAKKMKDGIYELTFDQLESTLWRLPVQDMFMVAARMTKNFWRMGISTIGDIARMELPEFKQRMRTTMGKQSDIQAEYYWQTARGLDPSPVVTGMRHQIKSVGHGKALRWNLYTRHTDIEVVLLELVIEVCQRARRYRYMGSVVSISVLETDGDRSNSYERQMTLPEPTSLTHEVAAAAQKLFADNWSGLPIGRLAISLSNLSDDNVIQLTLFDDRIRAYNKERAIDQIKARYGSKALIRASSMLESGVALERAEQIGGHYK; this is encoded by the coding sequence ATGCCTAAGGATCGTGTCATACTACTGTCAGACTGCCAGGCATTTTACGCCTCTGTGGAGAAAGCTGCCCATCCTGAATATCGAGATAAACCTGTTGCAGTAGGGGATCCGACAAGAATGAACGGTATTGTGTTGGCGGCCTGTCCGCTTGCAAAAGCAAAGGGTGTAACCACGGCTTCGCGTGTAGGTGAAGCTTTAGCAAAATGCCCAGAGCTAATCGTAATACGCCCACGAATGGGGACTTACATTAAAGTATCTCTCTTGATATCAGAGATTTACCGAACCTATACCGACCTGGTAGAACCCTACAGTATCGATGAGCAGTTCCTGGATGTCACAGGATCTCTTGCGTATTTCGGAGGATCGCTGCAGGATATGATTCATAAAATTCAGCATCATGTGTTACTTTCGACGGGAGTCTGGACTCGGGTAGGCATTGGATCTACTAAGGTTATGGCAAAGATGGCGACAGATAACTACGCCAAAAAAATGAAGGATGGGATTTACGAACTAACTTTTGACCAATTAGAGTCGACCCTCTGGAGACTTCCTGTACAGGATATGTTTATGGTGGCAGCTAGAATGACCAAGAATTTTTGGCGTATGGGCATATCTACGATTGGAGATATTGCGCGGATGGAGCTGCCAGAGTTTAAGCAACGAATGCGAACCACCATGGGTAAGCAGAGCGATATCCAAGCGGAGTATTACTGGCAAACTGCGCGCGGGCTAGATCCTAGTCCAGTGGTCACAGGTATGCGACATCAGATCAAATCAGTAGGGCATGGCAAGGCTCTGCGCTGGAATTTATACACCCGGCATACGGATATTGAGGTTGTTTTGCTTGAGCTCGTCATAGAAGTATGCCAGCGAGCCCGGCGGTATCGTTATATGGGATCAGTGGTATCTATTTCAGTTTTGGAGACGGACGGAGACCGTTCAAACTCTTACGAGCGTCAGATGACATTGCCTGAACCAACATCACTAACACACGAAGTAGCTGCTGCTGCGCAAAAATTATTTGCAGACAACTGGTCTGGCCTTCCCATAGGGCGATTAGCAATTTCCTTGTCTAACCTATCTGATGATAACGTCATCCAACTTACACTCTTTGATGACAGGATTCGGGCTTACAACAAAGAACGTGCAATCGATCAAATAAAGGCTCGTTATGGCAGTAAAGCTCTAATCAGAGCTTCATCTATGCTTGAATCCGGTGTTGCCCTAGAAAGAGCTGAACAGATTGGAGGTCACTATAAATGA